ttataatacacattctttatcattatttatcatattttatatttttccttaAAGCTCTTTTTGTGtaagaattgtaaaatatgataaaattgatatacCTTTGCATTCGTTCTTTCTTCGCGATTCCAATCCTGCTGCCATGAATCGGACGGTACGAGAGGTTCAGTTTTTCTTGGGATGGACTGATCCTTTGACAATTCGCGTGCTAATTCCATGTCATCTTTGGTTGCATATTCAACATGAAGCCTCTTTGGATTTGAAACTGGCCAGGATATACCATGTAACGCTTGTCTCGTCTCAAATGCCTGGTCTTCATTAGCATACTAAAACAATTCAATTAATACTgtgtgaaataaatatttttataacttatactGACTTTTCTCTATAGTATTCTTTTCATATTGACATATTCTTCATTTACGCGATCTTTATGATTAAATCAATTACGCATGATTTACGCATAAAAGATGTACATGGAACAAACACTTTGCATAAATCAGAAGACTGATACGtatcaaaattaaatgaacatttttaaaaattattttgacatACCTCTACAAAACACTTGGATTTAATTCGATCCATCCAAAATCCATTTTCGACAATTGTGCCAGTACGCGACAGAAGTTCTTTAATTTGATTCAAAGTGAACGGACGAACCAAGTTTTTGATCAGAAGGATATTTGTGGGCTTAGTAGCAGGTGGACTTGGAGATTTTACATGTGGCACTTCTTTAACAATCGATATCTTACGCCTCGCTGCTATAAACCACAATttaactaataaataaataaaatatttcatattcgtCACAttctacataaaaaaaaaaaaaaaatacatatccTTACAATTATACcttcaattataaatataactctTAATTACAGACTTATTGTTTCTTAGAGAAGTAAACTTCTATTTCATTagtatgaaaaattttaaaatctcTATCCATATATCTtcaaacaaaaaaattttaacaaacaaatatatatattagattaatttttataacaatgaTAGTTAAGGGTCAagaatactttttaatatattctttaccgcatttaaatcaatatattaaatattttttgaaatagtTATTTTAAATGTCATACATTTAAATAGTGTGGTTTTGGGAAATATTcacttattttttttattttgatataaatgaaaccatgtttatagaaattaaaataactcaCATAAGAAGACCCTTTGAAAGTATTCACATACCTATATGATTATCTATCTTTGGGTCTCCCTTTTTTGTTGCACCATTCTTTTGCATGATGTTTTCGTCACCGgatttattatcgtttattcCTTCATTAGAATTGTGCCACTTTTCGCTAACTCGATAACGATCCCTGTCTTCATCGTCATCTTTTGAAAGACGAACCTCATTTATCGACAATGGTCTTGCTCCTGGCACCAACGCCTATTACACAAATGCAAATATGTATGAGTACAcacaaatttagaaaattttataagagtataatgtatgatattaatattaatatttatactatgatactaaTATCAGATAtacagatatttatatttaattgtattctttttatttatttttaagatcataaaacattatagatatttctttctaaaatttacaaaatgttaaacgttaaaaatagaaatattacttTAAGTGAATCCGTAGAAATTGAAAACGAAGGTGCGGTGTCAGTAGATAATGCAGTACCCCATCGACGCTTTCTCGGAACACATTTGGAATCTGGTTCGGTGCTGTCGTGATTTTCCTGTAAAAACATATAATTGTGATATTTAATGAtcttatataataactattataataccataaatatttgttatatacgACTAAGCTACATTacaattatttgataaatcattaatttatttaggaagaaaatataacaatgAACCTTATTTGGAGCACTTGCTTCATTATTTGCATTTGCATCagtatcttcttttttaacatCATTCTTTTCTGTTAACATTCTCGAAGAactgaaacaaaatttataaaatgatatagcAAGATATTAATGATAAGAATTTGGAAGACTCACTAATTTATACTTACAAtgatctttttaaatttactttcaCGGGTTTGTAAGTCACCAACTGAGTTGTTGCTGATGCAGTATATTCCAATTTATCAACTAGATTGTCTAACTTTTGTTTATTTGCTTCACAATGATCTATTTCCATTTCcatgttatttaataaaaaattattccttgCTTTTGGTGACTCAGTATGATCTTTCTGTTCGTGGGAATCCTCTGTACTTATTTTCTCTTCTTGCATACATACATCAATTTCAAGATCTCTTTTAATAGAAGGTTCATCCTCAGAATCTGGTGTATCAGAATTAGATGAATCTCGATATTTAGTTCGATGTTTTCTGCGACTGGCACTTTGTATCCTGCCACCAGTTCTATTACTATGAATTTCATCATTTGATTCAGATGATGAATTTAGCTCACgaactttttcctttttatcttcttcctCGTCACTGCTTGAATCTCTTTGAGTGTTTTCAACGCTAGTTTCTTTATTAAATGCTTCCACTGTTTTTTCACTAGTATCTTCCACAGATTTTTCTTCCTTGGGCATAATGTTTGTCTCCTCGGATGAATGATTACCATTTGAACTAGGAGCCAATATAGTTGTACTAGTCGACTTAATGGGTTTACTATCAGCGTTTTCGTTGAAGTAATTTGCCTCATTTGATTCACCTTGCTGATCTATGTTTGGTTTATCGTCAGACAAGTTGGCTGAA
The DNA window shown above is from Bombus fervidus isolate BK054 chromosome 8, iyBomFerv1, whole genome shotgun sequence and carries:
- the Acn gene encoding apoptotic chromatin condensation inducer acinus isoform X2, whose product is MRRKSERNKSKAGSPEKEVERVTRKSSRKYAKHASSTSLEQEYVDETTKSSSNKITEKKSAHVHKKEMEQLEEQNETVLSIEADVNTKSQEDEEDNTSGSIWKVSRSDASHGEIQRLKLCRQHNTTEGLSDTSLNRKKSNKWQESGEGVAEEVDSADKQLVSSTRVPSSTEQPNDPSSSYPGQDSNEEVSDSKEILPETTSANLSDDKPNIDQQGESNEANYFNENADSKPIKSTSTTILAPSSNGNHSSEETNIMPKEEKSVEDTSEKTVEAFNKETSVENTQRDSSSDEEEDKKEKVRELNSSSESNDEIHSNRTGGRIQSASRRKHRTKYRDSSNSDTPDSEDEPSIKRDLEIDVCMQEEKISTEDSHEQKDHTESPKARNNFLLNNMEMEIDHCEANKQKLDNLVDKLEYTASATTQLVTYKPVKVNLKRSFSSRMLTEKNDVKKEDTDANANNEASAPNKENHDSTEPDSKCVPRKRRWGTALSTDTAPSFSISTDSLKALVPGARPLSINEVRLSKDDDEDRDRYRVSEKWHNSNEGINDNKSGDENIMQKNGATKKGDPKIDNHIAARRKISIVKEVPHVKSPSPPATKPTNILLIKNLVRPFTLNQIKELLSRTGTIVENGFWMDRIKSKCFVEYANEDQAFETRQALHGISWPVSNPKRLHVEYATKDDMELARELSKDQSIPRKTEPLVPSDSWQQDWNREERTNAKVMVVREWDLGKEDGQQHIKEKEREKKEHDKKRRQRSRSPAVEAHLPAPARKFKKKEDEPPPAKLLDDLFRKTKATPCIYWLPLTNEQIVVKEEMRRQHMAEHARRLEEMRRAERNNRDGRRRRSPRK
- the Acn gene encoding apoptotic chromatin condensation inducer acinus isoform X3, producing the protein MRRKSERNKSKAGSPEKEVERVTRKSSRKYAKHASSTSLEQEYVDETTKSSSNKITEKKSAHVHKKEMEQLEEQNETVLSIEADVNTKSQEDEEDNTSGSIWKVSRSDASHGEIQRLKLCRQHNTTEGLSDTSLNRKKSNKWQESGEGVAEEVDSADKQLVSSTRVPSSTEQPNDPSSSYPGQDSNEEVSDSKEILPETTSANLSDDKPNIDQQGESNEANYFNENADSKPIKSTSTTILAPSSNGNHSSEETNIMPKEEKSVEDTSEKTVEAFNKETSVENTQRDSSSDEEEDKKEKVRELNSSSESNDEIHSNRTGGRIQSASRRKHRTKYRDSSNSDTPDSEDEPSIKRDLEIDVCMQEEKISTEDSHEQKDHTESPKARNNFLLNNMEMEIDHCEANKQKLDNLVDKLEYTASATTQLVTYKPVKVNLKRSFSSRMLTEKNDVKKEDTDANANNEASAPNKENHDSTEPDSKCVPRKRRWGTALSTDTAPSFSISTDSLKALVPGARPLSINEVRLSKDDDEDRDRYRVSEKWHNSNEGINDNKSGDENIMQKNGATKKGDPKIDNHIARRKISIVKEVPHVKSPSPPATKPTNILLIKNLVRPFTLNQIKELLSRTGTIVENGFWMDRIKSKCFVEYANEDQAFETRQALHGISWPVSNPKRLHVEYATKDDMELARELSKDQSIPRKTEPLVPSDSWQQDWNREERTNAKVMVVREWDLGKEDGQQHIKEKEREKKEHDKKRRQRSRSPAVEAHLPAPARKFKKKEDEPPPAKLLDDLFRKTKATPCIYWLPLTNEQIVVKEEMRRQHMAEHARRLEEMRRAERNNRDGRRRRSPRK
- the Acn gene encoding apoptotic chromatin condensation inducer acinus isoform X1 → MRRKSERNKSKAGSPEKEVERVTRKSSRKYAKHASSTSLEQEYVDETTKSSSNKITEKKSAHVHKKEMEQLEEQNETVLSIEADVNTKSQEDEEDNTSGSIWKVSRSDASHGEIQRLKLCRQHNTTEGLSDTSLNRKKSNKWQESGEGVAEEVDSADKQLVSSTRVPSSTEQPNDPSSSYPGQDSNEEVSDSKEILPETTSANLSDDKPNIDQQGESNEANYFNENADSKPIKSTSTTILAPSSNGNHSSEETNIMPKEEKSVEDTSEKTVEAFNKETSVENTQRDSSSDEEEDKKEKVRELNSSSESNDEIHSNRTGGRIQSASRRKHRTKYRDSSNSDTPDSEDEPSIKRDLEIDVCMQEEKISTEDSHEQKDHTESPKARNNFLLNNMEMEIDHCEANKQKLDNLVDKLEYTASATTQLVTYKPVKVNLKRSFSSRMLTEKNDVKKEDTDANANNEASAPNKENHDSTEPDSKCVPRKRRWGTALSTDTAPSFSISTDSLKALVPGARPLSINEVRLSKDDDEDRDRYRVSEKWHNSNEGINDNKSGDENIMQKNGATKKGDPKIDNHIVKLWFIAARRKISIVKEVPHVKSPSPPATKPTNILLIKNLVRPFTLNQIKELLSRTGTIVENGFWMDRIKSKCFVEYANEDQAFETRQALHGISWPVSNPKRLHVEYATKDDMELARELSKDQSIPRKTEPLVPSDSWQQDWNREERTNAKVMVVREWDLGKEDGQQHIKEKEREKKEHDKKRRQRSRSPAVEAHLPAPARKFKKKEDEPPPAKLLDDLFRKTKATPCIYWLPLTNEQIVVKEEMRRQHMAEHARRLEEMRRAERNNRDGRRRRSPRK